The Thermoanaerobacterium thermosaccharolyticum DSM 571 region GGCAATGGTTGTTCTATGTGCATATTAAGATGTCCATCATTTGGACCGAGAATTAGCATAAGCTATAGAGCAGGTATTGACGATATTTTGGGAATGAGATCGGATGAGGTATATGGTGCATTTAGTGGTTCTTGTAAGCTAAACAAAGATTCATTAAGTGATGAAATTAGAGAAAAACTTGATAAAGACGGTGTTGTAGTATTGCCTGTTCCAGAAGAAGATGTTAATATGGAAAAATTAAAATTAAAAGTGTGTCAGCAATATGCACTTCCTGAATATGCAAAAAATGTTGTGTTGTTAGATACAGGTCATGCTAAATTGATGACCCCGTTTTATCCCCTAGACAAATTGAGAAAAATACCAGGGCTTGAAAGGGCTAGATTTGAAGATCCATATTCAGGAGGAAAGGCTAATTCTATCAGATATTTATCTATTGCTCCAAGAAATAACAGTATGAAAGTTAAAGGATTGGATAATCTGCTTTGCGCAGGAGAAAAATCAGGATTGTTTACCGGTCATACTGAAGCTATGGTGACTGGTTGTTTGGCCGGACATAATAGCGTTAGATTATCGCTCGGTATGCCTCTACTTGAGTTGCCCAGGAATTTGGCATCTGGTGACCTTATCGCATATGAAAATGAATGTATTGAAACTAAAGAAGGTTTAAAAAATCGGTACACTTTTGCAGGAGGTAAGTATTTTGAACGAATGAAATCATTAGGATTATATACAACTGATACTAATATAATTAAAGAAAAAATAGAAAGAGACAACCTAATAGGAATATATGATGAAAAATTAGTGTAAGCGAGCTTAAAGCTCGCTAATATATTGTCTTTTAATTTAAAAAATGTTATATTATAAACGTTAAGTTGGGATATCTATGATTTGCAGGTGTAATAATTATTATGGAAAGATTGCAAAAGTATTTGGCCGAATGTAGTATTGCATCGCGAAGAAAATGTGAGCAATTAATTCTTGATGGAAAAATTAAAGTTAATGGTACTGTTATAAAAAATCTAGGTATTAAAATTGATCCAGATAAAGATATTGTTGAATATGATGGCAGAGTAGTTGCTAAAGTTCAACACAATATTTACATTATGTTAAATAAACCAACTGGATTTATAACAACAGTTAAAGATCAATTTGGAAGGCCATCGGTTCTTGATATAATTAAAATTAAAGATAGAATATATCCAGTAGGACGTTTAGATTGTGATACTTCAGGACTACTTTTGTTAACAAACGATGGAGATATAGCAAATAAACTTATGCATCCTAAACATGAAATTGATAAAGTTTATATTGCTAAAATAAGAGGTATACCTGATGATAAAGATCTGGATAGATTTAGAAATGGGCTGTTATTAGATAATCGCTTAACAGCAAAAGCCAAAATTGAAATATTAAAAAAAATAAATAATGATGCTCTTGTAAAAATAGTTATACATGAAGGACGTAACAGGCAGATTAGAAGAATGTGTGAATTGATAGGTCATCCTGTTATGACATTAAAAAGGATTAAGATAGGAGATTTAGAGTTAGGAAATTTAAAAGTAGGGCAGTGGCGCTATTTAAGCGGTGAAGAAGTTCAATATTTGAAAAACTTATAAAGAGAGAAAGATGTGATATGTTTAGAATAAAGTTTGCATCAACAGATGATATGAAATTTATGGAGAAAATTGCTAAGTCTTTTAAAATACCATTTTCATGTGATGTAAATAGATGTATTTGCATGGTGGCAGTTGATGAGAAGCCATTTGGTTATATTTGTATTGAAGTAAATAATAATATTGCAAGAATAGTTGGACATGCAGTTTTGCCAAATTATCAACTGAGAGGCTATGGAACTATGCTTTTAAAGGTAGCTTTAAACAACTTATATGACTTTGGAATCAAAAAGGCATATATTGATTATTCTGACTATGATGAATTTTATATAAAAAATGGCTTTAAAAAGTCTAATAATGGATTGACAATTGATATTGATGAATTATTTAAATAAATAACAATTTAGGAGGAATGTTTAATGGAATTATGGTTTACTGAACATCACAATGATTGCATTGGTTATTCACTTAAAGTAAAAAGAACGTTAAATTCTGAGGAAACTAAATATCAAAAGTTGGACGTTATAGAGTCTGAATTCTATGGAAGAGTTTTAGTATTAGACGGCATCCTACAAACAACTGAAAAAGATGAATTTGTGTATCATGAAATGATTGTACATGTTCCGCTTTTTACACACAAAAATCCTAAAAATGTGCTGATTGTAGGTGGAGGTGATGGTGGAGCTGTAAAAGAAATTTTAAAACATGATACAGTAGAGAGAATTGTTCTTGCTGAAATAGATGAGAGAGTAGTAGAAAATTCGAAAAAATATTTGCCTTCAATAAGCTATGGATTAAATGATAAAAAAGTTGAACTTATGATTGGCGATGGAATAAAGTATGTAAATGAACATAAAAATGAATTTGATGTTGTAATTGTAGATTCAACAGATCCAATAGGACCTGCAGTTGGCTTATTTACTGAAGATTTTTATAGATCTGTATATGACTGCCTTAGAGATGATGGGATAATAGTAGCACAGACAGAATCACCGTTTATTTATGGCAATTTAATAAATAAATTAAGCAAGATGTTTAAAAAGATCTATCCAATAGTAAAGCCATATATCTGTACTATACCTACGTATCCAGGACACTTATGGACTTTTACAATGGGATCAAAAAAATACGATCCTGAAGCAGTTGATGTGAATAATATACCTGAGATTGAGACAAAATACTATACACCAGAATTGCATAAATCTAGTTTTGTATTGCCTAAATTTTTAAAAGATATTTTTGAGGAGGCATAGTTTTTGGTAATAAAAGACAATTTTTCGAATAGCGGCAAATTTTTAAGTAGCATTAATGATTACAAAGAGTCAGATATTGTAATTGTAGGCGTACCTATGGATTATACAGTTAGTTTTAAACCTGGTACACGTTTTGGCCCACAGGCGATAAGAACAGCATCATTAGGCTTAGAAGAATACAGCGTTTATCTAGATAGAAATTTAAAAGAAAAGAAATATTATGATTTTGGTGATTTAATTTTACCTTATGGAAACGTCGAGAAAAGCCTCGATATAATTGGAAATGCAGCCAAAGAAATACTTGAAGATGGAAAAAAGCCGTTATTTTTGGGAGGAGAGCATTTAATAAGTGCTCCAGTTATAAAAGAAGTTTACAAAAAGTATGGTGATGAATTGGTAGTACTTCATTTTGATGCACATACTGATCTAAGAACTGAATTTTTTGGTGAAGAAAATTCTCATGCGACTGTTTTAAGAAAGGCTTCTGAATTCATCAATAATAAAAATATGTATCATTTTGGTATACGCTCTGGAATAAAAGAAGAATTCGAGTTCTCTTATAAAAATACTAACATGTTTTTGTTTAACGTTGTTGAGCCTTTAAAAAGTGTACTTGAGTATATTAAGTCAAAACCTATTTATATTACATGGGATATAGATGTTTTAGATCCTGCATATGCTCCTGGAACTGGTACACCCGAACCAGGTGGTATAACATCAAAAGAGGCATTTAATGCAATACACATTTTAAAAGATTTAAATGTTGTCGGTATGGATTTAGTTGAGGTATCACCTGATTACGACCATTCAGGTATTACTTCAATTTTAGCAGCAAAACTTATTCGTGAATCAATTTTATCCTTCTTATAAAAAATAAGACCAGTTTTTAATACTTGGTCTTATTTTTTTATAGAAATATAAGTTAGATGATAGTATAATATAACATAAAGGAGGAGTTTTCATGTCTAAGATAAAGATCACAGAAACAGTTTTAAGGGATGCTCATCAATCGCTACTAGCAACTAGAATGACTACTGATGAAATGCTTCCTATTGCCGAAAAACTTGATGAAGTTGGATATTTTTCACTTGAGGCATGGGGTGGGGCTACTTTTGATGCTTGTATGAGATATCTTGATGAAGATCCTTGGGAGAGATTGAGACTACTGAAAAAAGCAATAAAGAAAACACCACTTCAAATGCTTTTAAGAGGGCAGAATTTATTAGGTTATAAACATTATCCTGACGATGTTGTCAATGAGTTTATAATAAAATCTGTTGAAAATGGCATTGATATTATTAGAATTTTTGATGCATTAAATGATGTTAGAAATTTAGAGGTACCTATTAAAGCGGCTAAAAGTGCAGGTGCACATGTACAGGCAGCTATTGTATATACAATAAGTCCCGTTCATAATACAGAACATTATTTAAAAGTTGCGAAATCTCTTCAAGACATGGGAGCAGATTCAATATGCATTAAAGACATGTCTGGAATATTGTCACCTTATGTTGCATATGATTTGATTAAATCTTTTAAAAAGGCAATTCGTGTACCTGTTCACCTACATAGCCATTATACTGCTGGGTTGGCGTCAATGACATATTTAAAAGCAATAGAAGCTGGTGTTGATGTTGTTGATACTGCAATATCTCCTCTTGCTTTAGGAACATCTCAACCAGCTACAGAAGCGATTGTAGCAGCTTTAAAAGATACAAAATATGACACCGGATTAAATTTGAAATTGCTGTCTGAAATTGCAGACTATTTTAAAAAGGTAAAAGAACATCACACAAATGGAAGTGACCTATCATTACTTATGAGTGTTGACGCTACTGCACTTGAGAGTCAAATTCCTGGCGGTATGTTATCAAATTTGGTTTTACAATTAAAACAGCAGAATGCTCTTGATAAATACAATGAAGTATTAAAAGAAGTTCCGCATGTAAGGCGAGATTTGGGTTATCCACCACTTGTTACACCTATGAGCCAAATGGTAGGAACACAAGCTGTTTTAAATGTAGTTACAGGTGAAAGATATAAAATTGTGCCCAAAGAAATAAAAGATTATGTTAAAGGTTTATATGGAAGACCACCAATACCAATTTCTGATGAGATACGTAAGAAAATAATTGGAGATGAAGAAATTATAACAAAAAGACCGGCTGATTTACTTAGTCCTCAATTAGATAAAATTAGAAATGAAATAAAGGAATATTTAGAGCAGGAAGAAGATGTTTTATCATATGCATTATTTCCGCAAGTCGCTAAGAATTTTTTCGAATATAGGCGAGCTAAAAAGTATAAAATTGATTCAACATTAGTAAATATGGAGGAAAAAACATATCCAATATAAACATTTATAAGCTATAGGTTAAAGGCCTATAGTTTTTTTATGTAATTTTCAACATTCAAAAATTGGATGGTGTAACATAATTTTAAATTAAACATAACATGTATTAGAAAAATGAAAGGGGGTTTTTGAAAATGTCTGATCCACAATATTACCCTGTACACTGCAGAACAACGTATATAGTAAGACCAGGAGATTCAATGTGGACAATAGCTAATATGTATGGCATTCCATTAGACTGCTTGATTAGAGCAAACCCACAGATTCCAAACCCAAACTTAATATATCCAGGTCAGCAAATTTGTATACCAGCATTTTGCCCGCCAGAGAGACATTGCAGAGAAATGTATATAGTAAGGCCAGGAGATTCAATGTGGACAATAGCTAATATGTATGGTATTCCATTAGACTGCTTGATTAGAGCAAACCCACAGATTCCAAATCCAAACTTAATATATCCAGGTCAACAAATTTGCATACCTTATCATTGCTGGTAAAAATATATAATATGAGAATCATGTTAAGATACTATGCAATTGCGTAGTATCTTAACAATTTGCATGTAGATAGATGACATTTAAATAATTGCTTTTAAATTTAATTATTTTAACAGGTCCAATATCTATTTTATTACCGCATTTAAGACAATAAAGATTTTTATTTTTTTTAAGCTCTGAATAGGATTCATCAATTTCAAGTGAGCCATACTTTATAAAGCTTTTCCAACCTGTTTTGCATAATTTATATCTATTATTATAATCTGCATATACCCATTTTAATAACCTATGAAAATGAAACGGATATTTAGTGTAGCTCAGAAATCTTTTGGAAAGCCCTAATGATAAAGCGTAATCTTCAAAAGTTTTTTCAATTTTGTCTTGTAGAGGATTCAATATTTTTGTGCTTTTATAATTGTATCCATTAGTTTTGAAATAATCCCTTAAGCAGTCAAACATGTAGCCTCTGCAAACATATATTTCTTCTTTTTTACCTACGTTCATCATGTTTAAATATTTTATTGCAATTTCAGCTGCTTTTTTTAAATACAGTTTATTGCTAAAATTATCTTTTGTGTAATATTCTATGGGAATTATATCATAATGATATTCATTTGTTTCAACTCTCATAACACCTATACATGTTCCACCAACTAAACTTCCGCTTCCGGCATCGTCGATTTGTATCACAATATCACTCCTTGCTTATATTTTAATTTTATATTAAAATCAAATTAATTATTCAATTCAATGTGGACCGTGAGAATATATTAATAGGAGGATATTTATGAATGTTTTATTAACAAATGATGATGGCATTCTATCTCCAGGTATAAATAAATTAGCTGATATTTTAAAAGGAAGCTACAATGTAGTTGTTGTTGCACCTGATAGGGAAAGAAGTGCTGTAGGACATGCTATAACAATGCATAAACCATTAAGGATAAAAAAAATTAAAGATGAAGAAAATTTAAAAATATTTCATGCAAATGGAACACCATCAGATTGTGTGAAACTAGGAATAGATGTTGTTATGAAAGATAAACCGGATATTATAGTGTCTGGCATAAATGATGGCTTTAACTTAGGTACAGATATATTATATTCTGGAACAGTATCAGCTGCGATGGAAGGTTCAATAAACGGCTTTTCTTCTATTGCAATATCTTTAGAAGCAGGTTCAGATATAACAGATAAAGCTTTATTATTTATTAAAAAACTTATTAAAAGTGTTGCTAAAAATGGATTACCGAAAAATGCACTATTAAATGTCAATATACCAAATATAAGTGATAATTATAGTGGTGTCAAAATTACAAAATTGGGGTATAGAAATTATGTTGAGAATTTTACAAGAAGAATAGATCCTCATGGCAGAGAGTATTACTGGCTTGCTGGAAAAGTTTTAGAAAATATTAACGAAGAAGATAGTGATATAGTAGCTGTGAAAAATGGTTTCATTTCTATTACTCCAATACAGTTTGACTTAACAATGTATAATTTAATTGATACTTTAAAAAAATGGGATATACAAATTTAATATTTTTGATGCAAGAAATTTATCAAAAATATCATTGGCATTTTTTATTCATCGATTGCAGGATTTTTTAATTGCATATAGAATATTTTATATAAATAGAAAAATGATTAAACCAATAATAGAAAGGACATAAACGATGGATAAAAATGAAGATATAATAAAAAGAATACAAAATAACTATACTCAATTAAGCAAAAGCCAAAAAATTATAGCAGAATACATAATAAATCATTATGATAAAGCTGCTTTTATGACAGCAGCAAAGTTGGGTAATAGTATTAATATCAGTGAATCTACTGTTGTAAGATTCGCAAATACTTTGGGGTATGACGGCTATCCTGAGTTACAAAGTGCTTTACAAGAATTAATAAAAAATAAATTGACTACTGTTCAAAGGCTTGAGATGACAGATGAAACTGACGAAGTTTCTATTTTAAATAATGTGCTAAAATCCGATATTGAAAATATCAAAGAGACAAAAGAAGAAATAGATAAAAACTCATTTAAAGAAGTTGTTGATAATATTTTTAAAGCAAAAAAGATATATATTATTGGATTTAGAAGTTCTACTGCAATAGCTGAATATTTAGGGTTTTATTTAAATTTAATACTTGAAAATGTGATATTAGTAAAACCCGGAATATCTGATGTTTTTGAGCAAATGCTTCGCGTAGATTCTAATGATTTGGTA contains the following coding sequences:
- a CDS encoding oxaloacetate decarboxylase subunit alpha; translated protein: MSKIKITETVLRDAHQSLLATRMTTDEMLPIAEKLDEVGYFSLEAWGGATFDACMRYLDEDPWERLRLLKKAIKKTPLQMLLRGQNLLGYKHYPDDVVNEFIIKSVENGIDIIRIFDALNDVRNLEVPIKAAKSAGAHVQAAIVYTISPVHNTEHYLKVAKSLQDMGADSICIKDMSGILSPYVAYDLIKSFKKAIRVPVHLHSHYTAGLASMTYLKAIEAGVDVVDTAISPLALGTSQPATEAIVAALKDTKYDTGLNLKLLSEIADYFKKVKEHHTNGSDLSLLMSVDATALESQIPGGMLSNLVLQLKQQNALDKYNEVLKEVPHVRRDLGYPPLVTPMSQMVGTQAVLNVVTGERYKIVPKEIKDYVKGLYGRPPIPISDEIRKKIIGDEEIITKRPADLLSPQLDKIRNEIKEYLEQEEDVLSYALFPQVAKNFFEYRRAKKYKIDSTLVNMEEKTYPI
- the speE gene encoding polyamine aminopropyltransferase → MELWFTEHHNDCIGYSLKVKRTLNSEETKYQKLDVIESEFYGRVLVLDGILQTTEKDEFVYHEMIVHVPLFTHKNPKNVLIVGGGDGGAVKEILKHDTVERIVLAEIDERVVENSKKYLPSISYGLNDKKVELMIGDGIKYVNEHKNEFDVVIVDSTDPIGPAVGLFTEDFYRSVYDCLRDDGIIVAQTESPFIYGNLINKLSKMFKKIYPIVKPYICTIPTYPGHLWTFTMGSKKYDPEAVDVNNIPEIETKYYTPELHKSSFVLPKFLKDIFEEA
- the surE gene encoding 5'/3'-nucleotidase SurE — encoded protein: MNVLLTNDDGILSPGINKLADILKGSYNVVVVAPDRERSAVGHAITMHKPLRIKKIKDEENLKIFHANGTPSDCVKLGIDVVMKDKPDIIVSGINDGFNLGTDILYSGTVSAAMEGSINGFSSIAISLEAGSDITDKALLFIKKLIKSVAKNGLPKNALLNVNIPNISDNYSGVKITKLGYRNYVENFTRRIDPHGREYYWLAGKVLENINEEDSDIVAVKNGFISITPIQFDLTMYNLIDTLKKWDIQI
- a CDS encoding FAD-dependent oxidoreductase; the protein is MVKVVVIGGGWAGCAAALTAKKAGADVVLLEKTDMLLGCGLVGGIMRNNGRYTAAEEIKYLGGHELIEITDMCARHTNVDFPGHKHANLYDITKVEPAIRNMLFSKGIKIKFISRAADVLMESNTKIKGIVLADDSVECGDVFIETTGSTGPMGNCLRYGNGCSMCILRCPSFGPRISISYRAGIDDILGMRSDEVYGAFSGSCKLNKDSLSDEIREKLDKDGVVVLPVPEEDVNMEKLKLKVCQQYALPEYAKNVVLLDTGHAKLMTPFYPLDKLRKIPGLERARFEDPYSGGKANSIRYLSIAPRNNSMKVKGLDNLLCAGEKSGLFTGHTEAMVTGCLAGHNSVRLSLGMPLLELPRNLASGDLIAYENECIETKEGLKNRYTFAGGKYFERMKSLGLYTTDTNIIKEKIERDNLIGIYDEKLV
- the safA gene encoding SafA/ExsA family spore coat assembly protein; translation: MSDPQYYPVHCRTTYIVRPGDSMWTIANMYGIPLDCLIRANPQIPNPNLIYPGQQICIPAFCPPERHCREMYIVRPGDSMWTIANMYGIPLDCLIRANPQIPNPNLIYPGQQICIPYHCW
- a CDS encoding GNAT family N-acetyltransferase, with amino-acid sequence MFRIKFASTDDMKFMEKIAKSFKIPFSCDVNRCICMVAVDEKPFGYICIEVNNNIARIVGHAVLPNYQLRGYGTMLLKVALNNLYDFGIKKAYIDYSDYDEFYIKNGFKKSNNGLTIDIDELFK
- a CDS encoding MurR/RpiR family transcriptional regulator → MDKNEDIIKRIQNNYTQLSKSQKIIAEYIINHYDKAAFMTAAKLGNSINISESTVVRFANTLGYDGYPELQSALQELIKNKLTTVQRLEMTDETDEVSILNNVLKSDIENIKETKEEIDKNSFKEVVDNIFKAKKIYIIGFRSSTAIAEYLGFYLNLILENVILVKPGISDVFEQMLRVDSNDLVIGIGFPRYSKRTLEVLKYAKSQNAKIVAITDSLISPLTEIADEILLAKSNMASFVDSLVAPLSLINALIVSVGIREKDKITDTFEKLENIWNEYEIYLSKNA
- the speB gene encoding agmatinase, producing the protein MVIKDNFSNSGKFLSSINDYKESDIVIVGVPMDYTVSFKPGTRFGPQAIRTASLGLEEYSVYLDRNLKEKKYYDFGDLILPYGNVEKSLDIIGNAAKEILEDGKKPLFLGGEHLISAPVIKEVYKKYGDELVVLHFDAHTDLRTEFFGEENSHATVLRKASEFINNKNMYHFGIRSGIKEEFEFSYKNTNMFLFNVVEPLKSVLEYIKSKPIYITWDIDVLDPAYAPGTGTPEPGGITSKEAFNAIHILKDLNVVGMDLVEVSPDYDHSGITSILAAKLIRESILSFL
- a CDS encoding pseudouridine synthase, whose product is MERLQKYLAECSIASRRKCEQLILDGKIKVNGTVIKNLGIKIDPDKDIVEYDGRVVAKVQHNIYIMLNKPTGFITTVKDQFGRPSVLDIIKIKDRIYPVGRLDCDTSGLLLLTNDGDIANKLMHPKHEIDKVYIAKIRGIPDDKDLDRFRNGLLLDNRLTAKAKIEILKKINNDALVKIVIHEGRNRQIRRMCELIGHPVMTLKRIKIGDLELGNLKVGQWRYLSGEEVQYLKNL